One Halobaculum roseum DNA segment encodes these proteins:
- a CDS encoding glycosyltransferase family 4 protein has translation MASGSGIGIVRIPPPDDEQDASEKAIRNIANLSIETYDSVIIFDDISVKHQSITVDPVQKSDSDSVLLSIFFNLYFQIKLSKSIIDHRDDLDTTFWHIGGYRLIFPMIVSKSTGHDIIIAVTGKPTKGFKNESSWGRWGKLLAFLSYFFERTAYRIADRIVVFSEAMVEYNLLEDFEYKTHKLRFNYESIPDSPSPITDRDNVIVFLGRIIELKGADKLAKAIEILMKKESCSIDRVLFIGDGNIRADLESKLNSNPQTSDVIEFTGWVSRKRAMEILEDAKIFALPSKSEGLPKALQEAMARGVIPVVSPAGSIPDIIQDHENGVLLADDNPETIAAAIEEVLAAEQSLYSKKAIQTIESEFSKEEILKRFKAVVRFQEENC, from the coding sequence ATGGCTAGTGGAAGTGGAATTGGTATAGTAAGGATTCCACCTCCGGATGATGAACAAGATGCGTCAGAGAAGGCTATTAGGAACATCGCCAATCTGTCAATAGAGACCTACGATAGTGTTATTATTTTTGATGACATTTCCGTAAAACACCAGTCAATCACCGTTGATCCCGTTCAAAAATCGGATTCCGATTCGGTCTTGTTAAGTATTTTCTTCAATCTCTATTTCCAGATTAAGCTATCGAAGTCAATCATCGATCATCGAGATGATCTGGATACTACTTTCTGGCATATCGGTGGATATAGATTAATTTTTCCTATGATCGTTTCTAAATCAACTGGGCATGACATCATCATCGCCGTTACGGGTAAACCGACGAAAGGATTTAAGAATGAATCATCGTGGGGTAGGTGGGGGAAGCTACTGGCTTTTCTTTCGTACTTTTTTGAGCGAACGGCCTATCGTATTGCGGACCGTATCGTTGTTTTCTCAGAGGCAATGGTTGAATACAATTTACTAGAAGATTTTGAGTATAAGACCCACAAACTACGATTTAATTATGAATCAATTCCCGATTCCCCTTCTCCGATAACAGATCGGGATAATGTTATAGTTTTCTTAGGTAGAATTATTGAACTCAAGGGGGCAGACAAATTGGCTAAAGCAATTGAGATACTAATGAAAAAAGAAAGTTGTTCTATCGATAGAGTTCTGTTCATAGGTGACGGAAATATCCGCGCAGATTTAGAGTCAAAGCTTAATTCTAACCCACAAACAAGTGATGTTATAGAATTCACTGGCTGGGTTTCCCGAAAGCGGGCTATGGAGATTCTGGAAGATGCTAAGATATTTGCCTTACCATCAAAGTCCGAAGGGCTTCCCAAAGCACTACAAGAAGCTATGGCCCGGGGTGTTATTCCAGTCGTATCTCCAGCAGGAAGTATCCCAGATATTATCCAAGATCATGAAAACGGTGTGCTTTTGGCAGATGATAACCCTGAAACAATTGCTGCAGCTATTGAAGAAGTATTGGCTGCGGAACAGTCTCTTTATTCAAAAAAGGCCATACAAACTATAGAAAGTGAATTCTCCAAAGAGGAGATTTTGAAACGATTTAAGGCAGTAGTTCGCTTTCAGGAAGAGAATTGCTGA